The Kroppenstedtia pulmonis genome has a segment encoding these proteins:
- a CDS encoding endonuclease V encodes MNIHPYHSFDLTVSQMQEIQRELRKKIQETPDINQPKIVCGVDLSYWEDQAVAVITGMDYATKEIVETITYTDTVSHEYIPGFLAFRELPLFLKAWEQLKLEPDIVFFDGNGMLHPQRAGLATHASFFIQKPTIGIAKNHFIGTYDPPGETQGSYEYIRDQGEIVGAVLRTQTGIKPVYVSVGNQINLSNAIDLTMHFVGKHSRIPEITRQPDLLSKKIRRELQTKR; translated from the coding sequence ATGAACATACATCCTTATCATTCCTTTGACCTGACTGTCAGCCAGATGCAGGAAATCCAGCGGGAGTTGAGAAAAAAAATACAGGAAACACCAGACATCAACCAACCGAAAATTGTTTGCGGAGTAGATTTATCTTATTGGGAAGATCAAGCCGTCGCCGTCATTACAGGAATGGACTATGCTACGAAGGAAATCGTGGAAACGATCACCTACACAGATACCGTTTCCCATGAATATATTCCCGGATTCCTGGCATTTCGGGAACTCCCTCTGTTTCTGAAGGCTTGGGAACAATTAAAATTGGAACCAGACATTGTTTTTTTCGACGGCAATGGGATGTTGCATCCCCAACGGGCCGGTTTGGCCACTCACGCTTCCTTTTTCATTCAAAAACCCACCATCGGTATCGCCAAAAATCATTTTATCGGTACTTATGATCCACCTGGGGAAACACAGGGAAGTTATGAATATATCCGGGACCAGGGAGAAATCGTCGGTGCGGTTTTACGAACTCAAACCGGTATTAAGCCGGTTTATGTCTCTGTCGGCAATCAGATCAATCTGTCCAATGCCATTGATCTTACCATGCATTTTGTCGGGAAACACAGCAGAATCCCGGAAATCACCCGTCAACCTGACCTGTTGTCCAAAAAAATACGACGGGAGTTACAGACAAAAAGATGA